The DNA window TAAAGCAACCGATCAAGGCAAGGATATGCGGATCATGCAGCCGCTCCTCGAGAATGGCTGCGTGCTTATCCTTGTCGCCGCCATCTTCCCAGATCATATTGACCTGTTCATCATTCATCCAACGGTGGAAATGGTCGAGATCAGTCTCCGGATCAGCGGCGCGGAAGGAAAGCGTCTGATCGAGCCAGGGAATGTAACGCTCGTAGACAATGCCGACAGGCTTGCGCGGTCGCTTGGGATGATATTGGCCATTGGTGAGTGTATGCACTTGCGGATGCGGATAGGGCGGATTGGCAATCCACGGCATTGGCCACTGCCAGAACTCCCGCGTATCAACGGTCAACGAATTCCCATTATACAGGCCAAGCGGGAAATCCGATGGTTGCACATTGTTGATTTCAACCAGATTGATATTCCGCGACTGCGCCGACAGGAACTCGATGGCTGAGGCCAATACCGGTACGGTTTCATCCGCATTCAGGTCAGGCAAACGTAGCCGGACACTGTCCGCCCTGGATTCGACGTCAACGAGATAGCGACCGGCGCCG is part of the Phyllobacterium sp. T1293 genome and encodes:
- a CDS encoding GNAT family N-acetyltransferase, with the protein product MKTPGQLVIATGAGRYLVDVESRADSVRLRLPDLNADETVPVLASAIEFLSAQSRNINLVEINNVQPSDFPLGLYNGNSLTVDTREFWQWPMPWIANPPYPHPQVHTLTNGQYHPKRPRKPVGIVYERYIPWLDQTLSFRAADPETDLDHFHRWMNDEQVNMIWEDGGDKDKHAAILEERLHDPHILALIGCFNGVPFGYFEVYWAKENRLGPYYDAQDYDRGWHVAIGEPDYRGKQWITAWLPSLMHFMFLDDPRTQRIVGEPRASHEQQIRNLDRSGFSKVKHFDFPHKRAMLVMLLRERFFDDRLWVPAP